A stretch of the Pseudomonas helvetica genome encodes the following:
- a CDS encoding ABC transporter substrate-binding protein: MFKFFCGVLLTFCSVYGSGTQAASVLFLSPGTSTETFWLSYSQFMQAAARDLGMDLQIQYSERVPETTIKQAREALQGPKRPDYLVFANEQYVAPEILRLSEGSGVKLFIVNSALNADQLALLGNREKKYPALLGSLVPNDEEGGYLMLKELIRLHPPVAPGQKLELLAFAGLKITPASQLREKGLMRALREHPEVHLQQLVYGGWNRQRVHEQATLLFKRYPQTSLIWTANDEMAFGAMQAYEEAGGTPGKGALFSAVNTSPSALQALLDGRLSVLVGGHFSLGGWALVQLHDYDQGVHVERYGGRDRQVPLLQLIDREQARRLLAIGATQNYGVNFRSFSAKDRPLSYRYPFSLQALMH, translated from the coding sequence ATGTTCAAGTTTTTCTGTGGGGTATTGCTGACGTTTTGCTCGGTCTATGGATCGGGTACGCAAGCGGCGTCAGTGCTGTTCCTGAGTCCTGGCACCTCTACGGAAACTTTTTGGCTGAGCTATTCGCAATTCATGCAGGCTGCCGCCCGGGATCTGGGCATGGACCTGCAGATCCAGTATTCCGAGCGCGTGCCTGAAACCACGATCAAACAGGCCCGTGAAGCCCTGCAAGGGCCAAAACGTCCGGACTATCTGGTGTTCGCCAACGAGCAATATGTTGCGCCGGAAATTTTGCGGCTGTCCGAGGGCAGCGGCGTGAAGCTGTTTATCGTCAATAGCGCGCTAAACGCTGATCAACTGGCGTTGCTCGGCAATCGCGAGAAAAAATACCCGGCTTTGCTCGGTAGCCTGGTACCCAACGATGAGGAGGGCGGTTACCTGATGCTCAAGGAGTTGATCCGCCTGCATCCTCCGGTCGCCCCCGGCCAGAAACTTGAATTGCTGGCGTTTGCCGGTTTGAAAATCACGCCGGCCTCGCAGTTGCGTGAAAAGGGCTTGATGCGGGCGTTGCGCGAGCACCCCGAGGTGCATTTGCAGCAACTGGTGTACGGCGGGTGGAACCGTCAGCGCGTCCATGAGCAGGCGACGTTGCTGTTCAAGCGCTATCCGCAGACGTCGCTGATCTGGACGGCCAACGATGAAATGGCGTTCGGCGCGATGCAGGCCTATGAAGAGGCGGGCGGCACGCCGGGCAAGGGCGCGCTGTTCAGCGCCGTCAATACCTCCCCGTCAGCCTTGCAGGCACTGCTGGATGGTCGTCTTAGTGTATTGGTAGGCGGACACTTCAGCCTGGGCGGTTGGGCGCTGGTGCAGTTGCATGACTATGACCAGGGCGTCCATGTCGAACGATATGGCGGTCGTGACCGGCAGGTCCCGCTGTTGCAGTTGATTGATCGGGAACAGGCCAGGCGCTTGTTGGCCATCGGTGCCACGCAGAACTAC
- a CDS encoding nitrite/sulfite reductase: MYVYDEYDQRIIEDRVKQFRDQTRRYLAGELSEEEFRPLRLQNGLYIQRFAPMLRVAVPYGQLTSRQTRMMAKIARDYDKGYAHISTRQNVQFNWPALEDIPDILAELATVQMHAIQTSGNCLRNVTTDQFAGVAADELIDPRPWCEIVRQWTTFHPEFAYLPRKFKIAINGSTSDRAAIEVHDIGLEPVHNAAGELGFRVLVGGGLGRTPVVGAFINEFLPWPDLLSYLDAILRVYNRYGRRDNKYKARIKILVKALTPEVFAQKVDAEMEYLRGGQTTLTEAEVHRVAKHFVDPDYKALNDQTAELAELDKQYPGFARWRTRNTLAHKKPGYVAVTLSLKPTGVAPGDLTDKQLDGVADLADRYSFGQLRTSHEQNIILADVEQSQLFTLWGELREQGFATPNIGLLTDIICCPGGDFCSLANAKSIPIAEAIQRRFDDLDYLFDIGELDLNISGCMNACGHHHVGHIGILGVDKKGEEFYQVSLGGSASRDASLGKILGPSFAQDDMPDVISKLIDVYVEQRTEDERFIDTYQRIGIDLFKERVYAANN, encoded by the coding sequence ATGTACGTATACGACGAGTACGATCAGCGGATCATCGAGGACCGCGTCAAGCAGTTCCGTGATCAGACCCGACGCTATCTGGCAGGCGAGCTGAGCGAAGAAGAATTCCGCCCCCTGCGCCTGCAAAATGGCCTTTACATCCAGCGCTTCGCTCCGATGCTGCGGGTTGCCGTGCCTTATGGCCAACTGACTTCGCGCCAGACGCGAATGATGGCCAAGATTGCCCGCGACTACGACAAGGGCTATGCCCACATCAGTACCCGGCAGAACGTCCAGTTCAACTGGCCGGCACTGGAAGACATCCCGGACATCCTGGCTGAGCTGGCGACCGTGCAGATGCACGCTATCCAGACCAGCGGCAACTGCCTGCGCAACGTCACCACCGATCAGTTCGCCGGTGTCGCTGCCGACGAGTTGATCGATCCGCGTCCGTGGTGCGAAATCGTCCGTCAGTGGACCACCTTCCACCCGGAATTCGCCTACCTGCCGCGCAAGTTCAAGATCGCCATCAACGGTTCGACCTCGGACCGTGCAGCCATTGAAGTCCATGACATCGGCCTTGAGCCAGTGCACAACGCCGCAGGCGAACTGGGTTTCCGCGTGCTGGTCGGTGGTGGCCTCGGCCGAACGCCTGTCGTTGGCGCGTTCATCAATGAATTCCTGCCGTGGCCAGACCTGTTGAGCTACCTCGACGCCATCCTGCGTGTGTACAACCGCTATGGTCGTCGCGACAACAAGTACAAGGCGCGGATCAAGATTCTGGTCAAGGCCCTGACGCCTGAAGTCTTCGCACAAAAAGTCGACGCGGAAATGGAATACCTTCGCGGTGGCCAGACCACGCTGACCGAGGCTGAAGTGCATCGCGTCGCCAAGCACTTCGTCGATCCGGACTACAAAGCCCTGAACGATCAGACGGCAGAACTGGCTGAACTCGACAAGCAATATCCGGGCTTTGCTCGCTGGCGCACCCGCAACACCCTGGCTCACAAGAAGCCGGGGTATGTCGCGGTGACCCTGTCGCTCAAGCCGACCGGCGTTGCTCCGGGTGACCTGACCGACAAGCAGCTCGATGGCGTTGCCGACCTGGCCGACCGCTACAGCTTTGGCCAGCTGCGCACCTCCCATGAGCAGAACATCATTCTGGCTGATGTCGAGCAGAGCCAACTGTTCACCCTGTGGGGTGAATTGCGCGAGCAAGGCTTCGCTACACCGAATATCGGCCTGCTGACCGACATCATCTGCTGCCCCGGTGGCGACTTCTGCTCCCTGGCCAACGCCAAGTCGATCCCGATCGCCGAAGCCATCCAGCGCCGTTTCGATGACCTGGACTACCTGTTCGACATCGGCGAACTGGACCTGAACATTTCCGGCTGCATGAACGCCTGTGGTCACCACCACGTCGGGCACATCGGCATCCTCGGAGTGGACAAGAAAGGTGAAGAGTTCTACCAGGTATCCCTCGGCGGCAGCGCCAGCCGTGACGCCAGCCTGGGCAAGATCCTCGGCCCGTCCTTTGCACAGGACGACATGCCTGACGTGATCTCGAAGCTGATCGACGTGTACGTGGAACAACGTACCGAAGACGAACGCTTCATCGACACCTATCAACGTATCGGCATCGACCTCTTCAAGGAACGCGTCTATGCAGCGAATAATTAA
- a CDS encoding DUF934 domain-containing protein has product MQRIIKNNEVIDETWHLLPKDATFDGISNCDDLIVPLALWRDHAHALKARDGGLGVWLDADEEAEEIGDDVDQFQVIALNFPAFTDGRNYSNARLLRDRYGYKGELRAIGDVLRDQLFYLHRCGFDAYALRADKDPYEALESLKDFSVTYQAATDEPLPLFRRR; this is encoded by the coding sequence ATGCAGCGAATAATTAAGAACAACGAAGTCATCGACGAAACCTGGCACTTGCTGCCCAAGGACGCTACCTTCGACGGCATTTCCAACTGCGACGACCTGATCGTCCCGCTGGCCCTGTGGCGCGATCACGCGCATGCGCTCAAGGCTCGCGATGGCGGTTTGGGCGTGTGGCTGGATGCCGATGAAGAAGCCGAGGAAATCGGTGACGACGTCGATCAGTTCCAGGTTATTGCCTTGAACTTCCCGGCCTTCACCGACGGGCGCAACTACTCCAACGCGCGCCTGCTGCGTGACCGTTACGGCTACAAGGGCGAACTGCGGGCGATTGGCGATGTGCTGCGCGACCAGTTGTTCTACCTGCACCGCTGCGGTTTCGACGCGTATGCATTGCGCGCCGACAAGGACCCGTACGAAGCCCTTGAAAGCCTCAAGGACTTCTCGGTGACCTACCAGGCCGCCACCGACGAACCGCTGCCACTGTTTCGTCGCCGCTGA
- a CDS encoding DUF6543 domain-containing protein yields the protein MMALESQHQPVPRRLSARNKQPLSSLALDAVLPSTPTQYAAKLIEERWGAELLAARLVDLNYHFYGYPAQQDVQQGRVRKSQSLVQALLSNHQTVGAGRFGETGFGLYTPPVVGPEIQIVEIDESINPDGGFLDYEGIYRQTNPQLYGPSTQLKLQPAAFKKWVWELEFKDKYTAYVHAAWPSDEVCLAPQGYPLRTSVKTAFVMAAYLQHRENSLTQDGLKLALRAAGFDPQQTWEQLTVEQLQAWATTESSIEAARLVIYRYVSSDIWSFREKTSERILLYIPSNSSPFHEFADQKALHKWVVDVGRDVARRDALAAHFSEDDRQDGTFHAGVSTALEGMALYPKQHHLKKGHGFFNDDGYWDPADYIHFEVAMSPADPFAQWVLLMKQAAQSSIETIRDDAQANRDDLSAVVEPIVQWINKFGPLALFIPGGEGLLALSGLIDAGYGLAQAVDGKTAEERSAGVTRTVFGLLNALPLAAEGAAIKAEEHAVGIGSESGPAPAFMDEPLSGESSLVAGNVAPSAVGAERAQLMRGIGPSVQAFSDEVLVQIAHVSPVDDDVLRLMHTGQRSPAPVLADTISRFTLDQDLQRAVDAFPEGSAQAEQLKSTRVEQFRQRYDALQHSDNDWIRLFRDQYPGLPKSAVEQMLDRSGVDIAAPHTLADAKRVLGQLGGKAQQYTQHVRLCRAYEGLYLKSVENADSDVLVLQTLERLPGWSRATRIEALYGRVGTADFDQALFGLLPQEQRAALGLRPGREWQDLQSKIREHVLPRSELMLGLHRIDSGLPFQRFGLHGGGFPGTAQFGELSTEIMRLQVKEIYPAFTTEQADEFLLNAGAQAQADLYRLRLQSEQLRFDITGWIENITDDIEEMDIDILLAGDEGTEGMSDAEIKAENDARIDEWMDIERDTRYELAEDLIAIWQKRSGPESRVYRDGQFIGFHLDMDFEQMHYLPQLNVKLNDVVSLTMPNFKLTQRGSLNGFLECFPNLRTLNMQGVDLRLFDQNGIAVGRLPPAIGQLSRLEVLNLKATRLVLTEGTVGQLAELTRLQELDLSENPLGLPPPVFEMSELRQLKLRRAELESCPTFALDFPGLGRLDLRDNQLVRVPESVRKQSVAVGNVLLSGNPLTDADSLKWIMEHRKQTRINLWMGAAARDFARPNAWLTGLLPEQAAQQTARWERLFAKEGSNRFFDTLDVLTRTADFLVDYAPLQQRVWRMVNEMDASQELCQHLFEGVEWSPLDGDDPFASFVRLEDRITLFKEPPVKKASLDGETFQAS from the coding sequence ATGATGGCGCTAGAGAGTCAACACCAGCCTGTCCCCCGCCGGTTATCTGCTCGGAACAAACAGCCACTGTCGAGCCTTGCACTGGACGCCGTATTGCCCTCGACCCCGACCCAATATGCCGCGAAGCTGATCGAGGAACGTTGGGGGGCAGAGTTATTGGCTGCTCGCCTGGTTGACCTCAATTACCATTTTTATGGTTACCCTGCACAACAGGACGTGCAGCAAGGCCGGGTCAGAAAATCACAAAGCCTGGTACAGGCCCTGTTGTCCAACCATCAGACCGTGGGCGCGGGTCGTTTCGGGGAAACGGGATTCGGCCTGTACACGCCTCCTGTCGTGGGCCCGGAAATCCAAATCGTCGAGATCGATGAGTCTATCAATCCAGACGGCGGGTTCCTGGACTATGAGGGCATCTACCGCCAGACCAACCCTCAGCTCTACGGTCCGAGCACTCAGCTAAAGCTGCAGCCGGCAGCGTTCAAAAAGTGGGTGTGGGAGCTGGAGTTCAAGGACAAATACACCGCTTATGTGCACGCTGCGTGGCCTTCCGACGAGGTTTGTCTTGCCCCCCAAGGTTATCCGCTGCGCACTTCGGTCAAGACGGCCTTTGTCATGGCGGCTTATTTGCAACACCGGGAAAACAGCCTGACCCAGGACGGACTCAAACTGGCACTGCGGGCTGCAGGGTTTGATCCGCAGCAAACGTGGGAGCAACTGACGGTTGAGCAATTGCAGGCCTGGGCGACGACGGAGTCCTCCATAGAGGCTGCGCGTCTGGTCATTTACCGTTATGTATCGAGCGATATCTGGAGCTTTCGAGAGAAAACCAGTGAGCGGATTTTGCTTTATATCCCGAGTAACTCTTCTCCGTTCCACGAGTTCGCCGATCAAAAGGCGTTACACAAATGGGTGGTCGATGTGGGCCGGGACGTTGCCCGGCGGGATGCTCTGGCAGCGCATTTTTCCGAAGATGACCGGCAGGACGGCACATTCCACGCGGGCGTGTCGACCGCGTTGGAGGGCATGGCGCTTTACCCCAAACAGCATCATTTGAAGAAAGGCCATGGTTTTTTCAACGATGATGGTTACTGGGATCCTGCCGATTACATTCACTTTGAGGTCGCGATGTCTCCAGCCGATCCCTTCGCGCAGTGGGTGTTGCTGATGAAGCAAGCGGCCCAGTCCAGTATTGAAACGATCCGTGACGATGCCCAGGCCAATCGGGATGATTTGAGTGCGGTGGTCGAGCCCATTGTGCAATGGATCAACAAATTTGGTCCCTTGGCGTTGTTCATTCCGGGTGGCGAAGGTTTGTTGGCGCTGTCCGGGCTGATCGATGCCGGTTATGGGCTGGCTCAGGCGGTTGATGGCAAGACCGCTGAAGAGCGCTCGGCAGGTGTCACACGCACCGTATTCGGTTTGCTCAATGCCTTGCCACTGGCCGCGGAAGGGGCAGCCATCAAGGCCGAAGAGCATGCCGTCGGCATCGGGTCTGAATCCGGTCCTGCCCCCGCGTTTATGGACGAACCCTTGTCCGGCGAGTCCTCGCTGGTGGCCGGAAATGTTGCACCTTCCGCCGTTGGCGCTGAACGGGCGCAGCTGATGCGAGGTATTGGGCCGAGTGTCCAGGCATTCAGTGATGAGGTTCTGGTCCAGATAGCTCATGTCAGCCCCGTGGATGATGATGTATTACGCCTGATGCACACCGGGCAGCGGTCACCGGCTCCGGTGCTGGCGGATACCATCAGTCGTTTCACGCTCGATCAGGATCTGCAGCGTGCCGTTGACGCGTTCCCCGAAGGCTCGGCGCAGGCCGAACAGCTAAAAAGCACGCGAGTCGAACAGTTCAGGCAGCGCTACGACGCGCTACAGCATTCGGATAATGACTGGATCAGGTTATTTCGGGATCAATACCCGGGTTTACCAAAAAGTGCGGTGGAGCAAATGCTCGACAGGTCGGGAGTGGACATTGCTGCGCCCCACACGCTGGCTGACGCCAAGCGAGTGCTCGGGCAGTTGGGCGGCAAGGCGCAGCAGTACACGCAGCATGTACGTCTGTGCCGCGCCTATGAGGGGCTTTATCTGAAGTCGGTCGAAAACGCCGACAGTGATGTGCTTGTATTGCAGACGCTGGAACGGCTGCCGGGCTGGTCGCGTGCGACTCGAATCGAGGCGCTCTACGGGCGGGTCGGTACGGCTGACTTTGATCAAGCGCTGTTCGGGCTTCTGCCGCAAGAACAACGCGCGGCCCTCGGTTTGCGTCCAGGCCGCGAATGGCAGGACTTGCAGTCCAAAATTCGGGAACACGTCCTGCCGCGCTCCGAATTGATGCTGGGGCTACACAGGATCGACTCCGGATTGCCCTTTCAGCGTTTCGGGTTGCACGGCGGTGGATTCCCTGGCACCGCGCAGTTCGGCGAGCTGTCCACAGAAATCATGAGGCTTCAGGTTAAAGAGATTTATCCTGCTTTTACGACTGAACAAGCGGATGAGTTTCTATTGAATGCAGGCGCCCAGGCTCAGGCTGATCTTTATCGGCTGAGGTTGCAGTCAGAGCAACTACGTTTCGATATCACCGGTTGGATCGAAAACATCACCGATGATATCGAAGAGATGGATATAGATATTCTGCTCGCGGGTGATGAGGGCACGGAGGGAATGAGCGACGCCGAGATTAAGGCGGAGAACGACGCGCGCATAGACGAATGGATGGATATTGAACGTGATACCCGATATGAGCTGGCCGAAGACCTGATCGCCATTTGGCAAAAGCGTAGCGGGCCAGAAAGCCGGGTTTATCGGGACGGACAGTTCATCGGCTTTCACCTGGATATGGACTTCGAGCAGATGCACTACCTCCCGCAGCTCAACGTAAAGTTGAATGACGTAGTCTCTCTCACCATGCCGAATTTCAAGTTAACGCAGCGCGGCAGCCTTAACGGATTCCTTGAGTGTTTCCCCAACCTTCGCACATTGAATATGCAGGGCGTTGATCTACGACTCTTTGACCAGAATGGCATAGCGGTTGGTCGATTGCCGCCTGCCATCGGCCAGTTGTCTCGGCTTGAGGTCTTGAACCTGAAAGCGACCCGGCTGGTCCTGACGGAGGGAACCGTAGGCCAACTCGCCGAGCTCACCCGACTTCAGGAGCTCGATCTAAGCGAAAATCCGTTGGGTCTCCCACCGCCAGTGTTTGAGATGTCCGAATTGCGTCAACTCAAGTTGAGGCGTGCGGAGCTTGAGTCTTGCCCGACTTTTGCTCTGGATTTTCCTGGCCTGGGGCGCTTGGATCTACGTGATAACCAGCTTGTCCGAGTGCCTGAATCGGTTCGTAAGCAGTCGGTGGCCGTGGGCAACGTCTTGCTTTCAGGCAATCCGTTAACCGACGCAGACAGTTTGAAATGGATCATGGAACACCGTAAGCAGACCCGGATCAACCTGTGGATGGGGGCTGCGGCACGCGATTTTGCCAGGCCAAACGCTTGGTTGACCGGGCTTCTCCCTGAGCAGGCGGCACAACAGACCGCACGCTGGGAGCGTCTTTTTGCAAAAGAGGGGAGTAATCGTTTCTTCGACACTTTGGACGTACTGACGCGCACGGCCGATTTCCTGGTGGACTATGCACCTTTGCAACAGCGAGTGTGGCGAATGGTTAATGAGATGGATGCTTCGCAGGAGCTTTGCCAGCACCTGTTCGAGGGCGTGGAATGGTCGCCTCTCGATGGGGATGACCCGTTTGCCAGTTTTGTACGACTGGAAGACAGAATCACTTTATTCAAGGAGCCGCCTGTGAAAAAAGCCAGTCTCGACGGCGAGACTTTTCAAGCGTCGTAG
- a CDS encoding SCP2 sterol-binding domain-containing protein, with protein sequence MTSVADAVQAMKAKFNPAAAAGLDLVFGFRIDDTKNFSLIVKDSTCELKEGENPDAQVTLVMDGETLEGIVDGSTDGMQAFMGGKLRAEGDMMLAMKLSELFPS encoded by the coding sequence ATGACCTCCGTAGCTGACGCCGTACAAGCCATGAAAGCCAAGTTCAACCCAGCCGCTGCTGCCGGTCTGGACCTGGTTTTCGGTTTCCGCATCGACGACACCAAGAACTTCTCGCTGATCGTTAAAGACAGCACGTGCGAGCTGAAAGAAGGCGAGAACCCGGACGCTCAAGTGACTCTGGTCATGGACGGCGAAACCCTGGAAGGCATCGTCGACGGCTCGACCGACGGCATGCAGGCATTCATGGGCGGCAAACTGCGCGCTGAAGGCGACATGATGCTGGCCATGAAACTGTCCGAGCTGTTCCCAAGCTAA
- a CDS encoding histidine phosphatase family protein, which translates to MGSIYLIRHGQASFGADDYDVLSPTGIRQAEILGSHLAELGLSFDRCLSGDLRRQQHTASSALAQFGAVGLPVPPLEIDSAFNEFDADAVIRALIPDLLPEEPEALNILRNAAQNRGEFQRIFALIIERWLAGTYDPPGLESWPGFVERVQAGLQRILEQADNTQKIAVFTSGGTITALLHLITQMPARQAFELNWQIVNTSLNQLKFRGREVTLASFNSHAHLQLLKAPELITFR; encoded by the coding sequence GTGGGCAGCATCTATTTGATTCGACATGGCCAGGCCTCTTTCGGTGCAGACGACTACGACGTGCTGTCGCCGACTGGTATTCGCCAGGCAGAAATACTCGGCAGTCACCTGGCTGAACTGGGATTGAGTTTCGATCGCTGCCTGTCGGGCGACCTGCGTCGCCAGCAACACACCGCCAGCAGTGCCCTGGCACAATTCGGCGCTGTCGGCCTGCCAGTGCCGCCGCTGGAAATCGATTCAGCCTTCAACGAGTTCGACGCCGACGCGGTGATTCGCGCGCTGATTCCGGACCTGCTGCCCGAAGAACCCGAAGCCCTGAATATTCTGCGCAATGCCGCGCAGAATCGCGGCGAGTTTCAGCGAATCTTTGCCTTGATCATCGAGCGTTGGTTGGCCGGTACTTACGACCCACCGGGGCTGGAAAGCTGGCCAGGCTTCGTCGAGCGGGTCCAGGCCGGTTTGCAGCGTATTCTCGAACAGGCCGACAACACCCAGAAAATCGCCGTGTTCACCTCCGGCGGGACCATCACTGCCCTGCTCCACCTGATTACTCAAATGCCGGCCAGGCAGGCCTTTGAGCTGAATTGGCAAATCGTTAACACCTCGCTCAACCAACTGAAGTTCCGTGGTCGCGAGGTGACACTGGCTTCCTTCAACAGTCATGCACATTTGCAACTGCTGAAGGCCCCGGAACTCATCACTTTCCGTTGA
- the sohB gene encoding protease SohB: MEFFAEYASFLAKTVTLVIAILVVLASFAALRSKGRRKFTGQLQVSKLNDFYKELRERLEQTLLDKDQLKALRKSEAKSEKKQKKKPEAKPRVFVLDFDGDIRASATESLRHEITALLSLATPKDEVVLRLESGGGMVHSYGLASSQLARIRQAGVPLTVCIDKVAASGGYMMACIGEKIISAPFAILGSIGVVAQLPNVNRLLKKHDIDFEVLTAGEYKRTLTVFGENTEKGREKFQEDLDVTHELFKNFVSRYRPQLAINEVATGEVWLGVAALEKRLVDELKTSDEYLAERAKGAELFHLHYAERKSLQERVGLAASGSIDRVLLTWWSRLTQQRFW, from the coding sequence GTGGAGTTTTTCGCCGAGTACGCAAGTTTTCTGGCTAAAACCGTTACCCTGGTGATCGCCATTCTGGTGGTCCTGGCCAGCTTTGCGGCGTTGCGCAGCAAAGGCCGGCGCAAGTTCACGGGCCAGTTGCAGGTCAGTAAACTCAATGATTTCTACAAGGAACTGCGTGAGCGCCTGGAGCAGACACTGCTCGACAAGGACCAGCTCAAGGCCTTGCGTAAATCCGAAGCCAAGTCCGAGAAAAAACAGAAGAAAAAGCCGGAAGCCAAACCGCGGGTGTTCGTGCTGGATTTCGATGGTGACATCAGGGCTTCAGCGACTGAAAGCCTGCGCCATGAAATTACCGCGTTGTTGTCCCTGGCCACGCCGAAGGACGAAGTCGTGCTGCGCCTGGAAAGCGGCGGTGGCATGGTTCACAGCTACGGTCTGGCGTCCTCGCAACTGGCGCGCATTCGTCAGGCCGGTGTGCCATTGACCGTGTGTATCGACAAGGTCGCGGCCAGCGGTGGTTACATGATGGCGTGCATCGGCGAGAAGATCATCAGTGCGCCGTTTGCCATTCTGGGTTCGATCGGGGTGGTGGCGCAGTTGCCTAACGTCAATCGCCTGCTGAAAAAGCACGACATCGACTTTGAAGTCCTGACGGCGGGTGAGTACAAACGCACGCTGACAGTGTTTGGCGAAAACACCGAGAAGGGCCGGGAGAAGTTCCAGGAAGACCTGGATGTGACTCACGAACTGTTCAAGAACTTCGTCTCACGCTACCGGCCGCAACTGGCCATCAATGAAGTGGCCACCGGTGAAGTCTGGCTGGGTGTTGCCGCACTGGAAAAACGACTGGTCGATGAGCTGAAAACCAGCGATGAATACCTTGCCGAACGGGCCAAGGGCGCAGAGCTGTTTCACTTGCATTATGCCGAACGCAAGAGCCTGCAAGAACGCGTCGGCCTGGCGGCCAGCGGTTCGATTGATCGGGTCTTGCTGACGTGGTGGAGCCGTCTCACCCAGCAGCGTTTTTGGTAG